GCAGGCAGAACACCGGCGTGGAGCCGACGATTCCCGCCGTAGCGCGGGTGGCAACGACGCGCGTGCCGACCTCCTCGTACGAGAGCGTCCGAAACAGCTCCCCGAATCCCGGTAACTCCTTCTCGAAGAGCGCCTCGATCGCCTCGATCGTCACATCGTCGGGCGTCACCCCGGTACCACCCGTGGTGACGACCGCGTCCGTCTCGGGAGCCCTCACCGCCCCCTCGACGGTCTCGGCGATCGCCGCCGCGTCGTCCGGGACAACTGCCCGTTCGGCGGTCTCGATCCCCGACTCGCCCAGGATCGACTCGATCGCGTCGCCCGCGGTGTCCTCGTCGAGGTCGCGAGAGGAGGAGATCGTGTAGATCGCGACCGAGACGCCGTCGAGGTCGTGGTCGTGATGGTCGTGATCGTGGTGTTCCTCGTGCTCTCCGTGTCCGTGACCGTGTTCGTTCGCCATACCCCGGGTTCGGTCGTCGAGCCCCTAAAGCCCTCCCTGGCGATCCGGTTCGGTCCGGACCCGGGCACCGATCGCGAGCCAGCCGAGACCGTAGAGGACCGGAGGGCCGCCCGCGACCGCACCCTCGACGTCGAATCCAGAAACCGTCGAGGCGAGCGTGATCCCGGCGAGACCCGCGAGGAGCAGCCCGAGCGGGAGCGCGAGGACGAACAGGATCGATCCGGTGCGGGAGGCGACTCCCGCCCGGAGGAAGGAGACGCCCACTACGGCCGAGCCGACGAACACCAGCAGGTAGCCGAGCGTGACGGCGACGAAGACGAGGTCGCTCTCGCTCCCGGTCGCCGCGCTGGCGACGGTTCCGAGGACGAATATCGCGGTCCCGACGATGGCGATCCAGAGGCCGATCCGTCCCCGGAGGCCGTACTCGTGGCGGTAGGGCCGGTGCAGCGAGACGAGCGCTGCCAGACCCGCAAGCCCGCAGAGCGCCCAGAACGCGTCGATCGCTCGCCAGCCGATCGCGTCCGAGATCGGCGTGCCCGCGAACCAGACCAGACCGAGCAGTACCCACGCCGTCCCGGCGATCAGTCCGAGCCTCCCCGTCACCTCGCCACCCTCTCGTCGCATACGCTCGAAGCGGAGTCGAAGGGTCCTAAACGTTGATATCCACCCGCGATCCGGGGTCCCCGGCCGAGCGCGAGAGAGAAAGCTAGTTACCGCCGGAGGTCCGACTCACGTCCGATGAGCGACGAGGAGGGTGAACGGACGGACGGGGGGCGAACCTACCGTCCGGGGATCGACGACCCGTACGTCCGCGAGCAGCAGATCGACCCCGGCGAGCGCGAGTTCGATACCCGTGGGTGGGTGCTCGTCGCGACCATCCTCCTCGCATTCGTCGTCGCACCGGTCGCGATCTACCTCCTCCCGCACCTCGTCGCCGACAACCTCTCGTATCTCGTCGCGCTGATCGTCTTCCCGCTGCTCCCGGCGGTGTTGCTGGGTGTCGTCGCGGTCTGGGCGACCGTCCGGCCCTAGTTGATCAGAAATTAGTCCGGATTACTTTCAGGAATCATTTGTCGTCGTCTCATATCGTACCAGCTGTCTAATTCTCGTGAGACGAGTGCAGTTGAACCGACTGTCGTCGCGGTACCGACACCGGGTCCGAAAGCGAGACTGGTCGAAGAGCCTATTGCGGTTCCAATAAGTACAGCTAGACTGAAACGAATAGCCTTCTTACGTTCCTCAGAGATATCATCAGAAATTTCGCCCTTGGCTACTGCTGCCACAAGTATGAGATCAGCGATTAATAATATGCACTGACTGAATTTCTCCCGAGATGAACCGCACGAGCTCGTTTTTTGTAAATAAATTGATGGGGGAGTAGAAGTAAACTCTCTCTCAGGTTCAGGCAATGACCTGTTGTCACGTTTGAACGTGCCGGAATGAAAACCGTTGGTTTTCGACGGAAGGGAAAAGTGCTTTCTGTTAATTTCTCCCACAGAATTCGCTATTGTGGCTGATTCCTCTAACGCACGGGAAAATTCTGGATTGTTCGCTATTCTCTCGATTGCCAAATTGTGCTGTCGTGATCGTCTATCTATTAACTCTAAAGTCGACTCAGAAATAGTTTGATGTCTAGAATGGAGAGATTCAAGAGCAGGTTGAACCTTAAGATGATGCCGATAGGAAATATTATCCAACGCAGTCTGTATCTGGTTTGACTGCGCTTGAGCAAGGTCGTCAAGCGACTGCTCAAGTTTTTTGTGTTGGTTTTCCCGAGCGAACACCGCTTCGGAAAAGGCAGGAGAATTATAGATACTGGCTATTTTTTCCTCTAGCTCAACGAAGCCTGTGGAGGAGGACATTCAGTTGAATATAGCAGCCAAAGAGTAAAAGCATTTTTTCTGTCTGCATATAAATACCTCTCAAAGGTTGTTTTCGCAGTTCACGACGCTCTCGACCCCCTCTGGAGCTCGAAGCGCCACGTCGTGCGTCGTGTGACGCGCGTGCGTCTCGGCCCAGCGGCGCGCCGGGCGTTCGCGCAGAAACGCCTCGCGGTCGGGACACTGTCTGCAGATCGCCTGCCACGGCGTCACGTCGTCCGGGAAGTGACCGGTGTGTCGCTGGTGGTCGAGCGCGAACTGTTCGAGCGCCGCGTTCCCGGCACAGAGCTCTCCCAGTTCGTACTCGAGTTCCCACACCCGGTCACAGCGCGAACAACGAGCCGTCGGAACGTCCTCGATCTCCCCCGGACGCGTGTGTTCGTCCACGGGCCACG
This region of Halalkalicoccus sp. CGA53 genomic DNA includes:
- a CDS encoding MogA/MoaB family molybdenum cofactor biosynthesis protein codes for the protein MANEHGHGHGEHEEHHDHDHHDHDLDGVSVAIYTISSSRDLDEDTAGDAIESILGESGIETAERAVVPDDAAAIAETVEGAVRAPETDAVVTTGGTGVTPDDVTIEAIEALFEKELPGFGELFRTLSYEEVGTRVVATRATAGIVGSTPVFCLPGSENAARLGAEELIAPEVAHLAGLAGRD